In Pseudonocardia cypriaca, a single genomic region encodes these proteins:
- a CDS encoding acyl-CoA dehydrogenase family protein, translating to MHLEWSDEQRAVMETTRAFVHRELVPHEDEVERTGRLEPDLVRRLRGRAIRAGLYAANMPEDVGGGGLDTLTWMLMERELGHTGYALQMLAVARPSRILLACEGPQREAYLLPAVAGERVECLAMTEPEAGSDLRGMRTRAVRDGADWVITGTKHFISHADEADFVILFAATGEDRAGRAEITSFLVDTDAAGLAVRPGYRSVSHRGYTNSVLAFDGCRVPGAAVLGEVGRGFDVATTWLGTTRLQVAASCLGRARRALDLAVRHAATRSQFGRTIGRNQGVSFKLADMQVALESACWLTWRAAWLADLGDADAEIAMAKLHATEALAMIADEAIQIHGGMGLMDELVLERIWRDARVERIWDGTSEIQRHIVSRALLRAHGG from the coding sequence GTGCACCTGGAGTGGTCCGACGAGCAGCGGGCCGTGATGGAGACGACCAGGGCGTTCGTGCACCGCGAGCTCGTGCCGCACGAGGACGAGGTGGAGCGCACCGGGCGGCTCGAACCCGACCTGGTGCGCCGGCTGCGCGGCCGCGCGATCCGGGCCGGTCTGTACGCCGCGAACATGCCGGAGGACGTGGGCGGCGGTGGGCTGGACACCCTCACCTGGATGCTCATGGAGCGCGAGCTCGGGCACACCGGTTACGCCCTGCAGATGCTCGCCGTGGCCCGCCCGTCCCGGATCCTGCTGGCCTGCGAGGGACCGCAACGGGAGGCGTACCTGCTGCCGGCGGTGGCGGGCGAGCGCGTCGAGTGCCTGGCGATGACGGAGCCGGAGGCCGGGTCCGACCTGCGCGGCATGCGCACCCGGGCCGTCCGCGACGGTGCCGACTGGGTGATCACCGGCACGAAGCACTTCATCAGCCACGCCGACGAGGCCGACTTCGTCATCCTGTTCGCCGCCACCGGCGAGGACCGGGCCGGGCGGGCGGAGATCACCTCGTTCCTCGTCGACACCGACGCCGCGGGCCTGGCCGTGCGGCCCGGCTACCGAAGCGTCTCGCACCGCGGCTACACCAACTCGGTGCTCGCCTTCGACGGTTGCCGGGTGCCGGGAGCGGCGGTGCTGGGCGAGGTGGGACGCGGCTTCGACGTCGCCACCACGTGGCTCGGCACCACCCGGCTGCAGGTCGCCGCGAGCTGCCTCGGCCGGGCCCGGCGGGCCCTCGACCTGGCCGTGCGGCACGCGGCCACCCGCAGCCAGTTCGGCCGGACGATCGGGCGCAACCAGGGCGTGTCGTTCAAGCTCGCCGACATGCAGGTGGCGCTGGAGTCGGCGTGCTGGCTGACCTGGCGCGCGGCGTGGCTCGCGGACCTGGGGGACGCCGACGCCGAGATCGCGATGGCCAAGCTGCACGCCACCGAGGCCCTCGCGATGATCGCCGACGAGGCCATCCAGATCCACGGCGGCATGGGCCTGATGGACGAGCTCGTGCTGGAACGGATCTGGCGCGACGCCCGGGTGGAGCGGATCTGGGACGGCACCTCGGAGATCCAGCGGCACATCGTCTCGCGGGCCTTGCTGCGAGCACACG
- a CDS encoding thioesterase family protein produces the protein MVSEPATWTEDVRPEWIDYNGHLSEAYYVLVFGHATDAVIFGLGIDPAVTGTSLYTVEAHVRYLDQVPPGARLEVRTSVIGVTAKLLWLWHEMWSDGRLRATEEVLAVHVDAGAGRSSPFPEELRQRVEAMRVPVPEHASRRIAVG, from the coding sequence GTGGTATCTGAGCCGGCCACCTGGACCGAGGACGTCCGGCCGGAGTGGATCGACTACAACGGCCACCTGTCCGAGGCCTACTACGTGCTGGTGTTCGGGCACGCCACCGACGCCGTGATCTTCGGGCTGGGCATCGACCCGGCCGTCACCGGCACTTCGCTCTACACGGTTGAGGCGCACGTCCGCTACCTCGACCAGGTGCCGCCCGGGGCGCGGCTGGAGGTGCGGACCTCGGTGATCGGGGTGACCGCCAAGCTGCTCTGGCTCTGGCACGAGATGTGGTCCGACGGCCGGCTGCGCGCCACGGAGGAGGTCCTCGCCGTGCACGTCGACGCCGGGGCCGGCCGGTCGAGCCCGTTCCCCGAGGAGCTGCGGCAACGCGTCGAGGCGATGCGCGTGCCGGTGCCGGAGCACGCCTCCCGGCGGATCGCGGTGGGGTGA